In Cyanobium sp. WAJ14-Wanaka, a single genomic region encodes these proteins:
- the recN gene encoding DNA repair protein RecN, producing MLTGLRLENIALIEQLQLEFSAGFTVLTGETGAGKSILLDALDALLGGGPRLLRQGSERALIEASFSLTPPLQAWLEQQQLDADEQEILLSREWRLSDDRLSSRHRLNGVAVNRAQIQELRPLLLDLTVQGQTQQLGKPGQQRRWLDRFAGAEHQQQLGPVAEAYRAWKRAVLGLEEARRDWLQLQQERERQEQLLADLEAAGLEDPAERERLQVEENRLAHGVRLQEGVMTLLGRLVEGAEQAPSVLDHLAACGAELDLMQQLDPSLLELATSCIDGLALVQDLARDLDRYGSGLESDPESLGQLQERIAQIKALERRHGKDLAELILWRDQLRQQLAPGGAEASLEALEAAESAARAGRDLVNGRLSAARRSAASELEQQLMAALRPMGLANVRFSVAIEPTAPGEEGADGVQFLFSANPGQALAPLAEVASGGEMSRFLLALKTCLAAADPHVTLLFDEIDAGVSGRVSGAMAELLQRLAAQRQVFCVTHQPLVAAAADHHFRVVKEVLKGSTHTRVSQLRDIQAREAELAELAGGDSGEARSYAASLLGPERRP from the coding sequence GTGCTCACCGGACTGCGCCTCGAAAACATTGCCCTAATTGAGCAGCTCCAGCTGGAGTTCAGCGCTGGTTTCACCGTGCTTACTGGTGAAACCGGGGCAGGTAAATCGATTTTGCTCGATGCCCTCGATGCCCTGCTGGGTGGTGGCCCCCGTTTGCTTCGCCAGGGTTCGGAGCGGGCCCTGATCGAGGCCAGCTTCAGCCTCACCCCGCCGCTGCAGGCCTGGCTCGAGCAGCAGCAACTGGATGCCGATGAGCAGGAAATTCTCCTGAGCCGGGAGTGGCGGCTCAGCGACGACAGGCTTAGCAGTCGCCACCGCCTCAACGGTGTGGCCGTCAATCGGGCTCAAATCCAGGAACTGCGGCCCCTACTGCTCGATCTCACCGTGCAGGGCCAAACCCAGCAGCTGGGCAAGCCCGGTCAGCAGCGGCGCTGGCTAGATCGCTTTGCCGGAGCTGAGCACCAGCAGCAACTTGGCCCGGTTGCGGAGGCTTATCGGGCCTGGAAGCGGGCCGTTCTTGGTTTGGAGGAGGCCCGCAGGGATTGGCTACAGCTGCAACAGGAGCGGGAGCGCCAGGAACAGCTGCTGGCGGATCTGGAGGCTGCTGGCTTGGAGGATCCGGCGGAGCGGGAGCGGCTCCAGGTCGAGGAAAACCGCCTGGCCCATGGGGTGCGCCTCCAGGAGGGGGTGATGACCCTGCTTGGGCGTCTGGTGGAGGGCGCCGAGCAGGCCCCATCGGTGCTGGACCATCTGGCGGCCTGTGGGGCCGAGCTTGACCTGATGCAGCAGCTCGATCCATCCCTATTGGAGCTGGCCACCAGTTGCATTGATGGCCTGGCCCTGGTTCAGGATTTGGCTCGGGATCTTGATCGCTATGGCTCTGGCCTCGAGAGCGATCCCGAAAGCCTCGGGCAGCTCCAGGAGCGCATCGCCCAGATCAAGGCCTTGGAGCGCCGCCACGGCAAGGATCTGGCCGAATTAATCCTCTGGCGCGACCAGTTGCGTCAGCAACTAGCCCCCGGCGGAGCGGAAGCTTCCCTGGAGGCCCTCGAGGCCGCTGAATCGGCAGCCAGGGCTGGGCGTGACCTGGTCAATGGTCGGCTCAGCGCCGCCCGCCGCAGCGCCGCCAGCGAGCTGGAGCAGCAGTTGATGGCCGCCCTGCGGCCGATGGGCCTGGCAAACGTGCGTTTTTCCGTGGCCATTGAGCCAACAGCACCGGGGGAGGAGGGGGCCGATGGGGTGCAGTTTCTGTTTTCTGCCAATCCGGGCCAGGCCCTGGCACCTTTGGCGGAAGTCGCCTCGGGCGGCGAGATGTCGCGTTTCCTGCTGGCCCTAAAAACCTGCCTGGCGGCGGCGGATCCCCACGTGACCCTGCTATTCGACGAGATCGATGCGGGCGTGAGCGGCCGGGTTAGTGGGGCCATGGCCGAGCTGTTGCAGCGGTTGGCGGCCCAGCGCCAGGTGTTCTGTGTGACCCACCAGCCCCTGGTGGCGGCCGCGGCTGACCACCACTTCCGGGTGGTCAAGGAGGTGCTCAAGGGTTCCACCCACACGCGGGTGTCCCAACTGCGGGACATCCAGGCCCGCGAAGCCGAACTGGCGGAACTGGCGGGGGGTGATTCCGGGGAAGCCCGCAGTTATGCGGCCAGCCTGCTGGGTCCGGAGCGGCGCCCGTAG
- a CDS encoding AarF/ABC1/UbiB kinase family protein, translating into MSELGDFIEASGLLSYDPAAITRIYAGHPQRLIKRLWQTLVPIGLYLLGVASDWLFGLLRNSERARNRSREAAELLVALGPAFIKAGQALSTRPDIVPPVLLEELAQLQDQLPGFDSALAMACIEEDLGAPISTIYAQLDAEPISAASLGQVHKGVLPTGQTVAVKVQRPGLREQITLDLYIVRNIAAWLNRNVGLIRSDLVALIDELGKRVFEEMDYLNEASNAEAFARLHSQNPRIAVPAIYRHATSRRVLTMEWIDGVKLTNLEAVRQLGIDPDDMVNVGVNCSLQQLLEHGFFHADPHPGNLLALPDGRLAYLDFGMMSEVSRESRTGLIQAVVHLVNRNFSKLSKDFVSLGFLAEDVNLEPIVPAFENVFGQAIEMGVSRMDFKAVTDDLSGVMYRFPFRVPPYYALIIRSLVTLEGIALSVDPDFKILGAAYPYFARRLMEDPDPSLRESLKEMLFDGEIFRWQRLDNLIASASQGSQLDLESLLDQVLDFLFSANGGLLRQQLVEAAIEQVDAVAWSATLQLSQRIPARLQPPGLKKGSWKASQDPLPMLNLEPIRQLVAILQALPGFEPQLLLKRLPRVLGEPNLRQMGVQMAKGLAERSVVRLLRDVLVPA; encoded by the coding sequence ATGAGTGAACTCGGCGATTTCATTGAGGCCTCTGGCCTGCTCAGCTACGACCCAGCTGCCATTACCCGGATTTATGCCGGCCACCCGCAAAGGCTGATCAAGAGGCTCTGGCAAACCCTGGTACCGATCGGCCTCTACCTATTGGGAGTGGCAAGCGACTGGCTATTCGGTCTCTTGCGCAATTCGGAGCGGGCCCGCAACCGGTCCCGGGAAGCCGCAGAACTGCTGGTGGCCCTGGGGCCTGCCTTCATCAAGGCCGGCCAGGCCCTATCCACCCGGCCAGACATCGTGCCCCCGGTGCTGCTGGAGGAACTAGCCCAACTCCAAGACCAACTACCCGGTTTCGACAGCGCCCTGGCGATGGCCTGCATTGAGGAGGACCTGGGCGCACCAATCAGCACGATCTATGCCCAGCTGGATGCCGAACCCATCTCGGCGGCCTCCCTGGGCCAGGTGCACAAGGGGGTTTTACCCACTGGCCAAACGGTGGCCGTGAAGGTGCAAAGGCCTGGCCTGCGGGAGCAAATCACGCTCGATCTATACATCGTGCGCAATATCGCCGCCTGGCTCAACCGCAACGTGGGCCTGATCCGCTCCGACCTGGTCGCCCTGATCGACGAACTGGGCAAGCGGGTGTTTGAGGAGATGGACTACCTAAATGAAGCGAGCAACGCCGAGGCCTTTGCCCGGCTCCACAGCCAAAACCCCCGCATAGCAGTACCAGCCATCTACCGGCACGCCACCAGCCGCCGGGTGCTGACGATGGAATGGATTGATGGGGTAAAGCTCACCAATCTGGAGGCGGTTCGCCAGCTGGGTATCGACCCCGACGACATGGTGAACGTAGGGGTGAACTGCAGCCTGCAACAACTGCTGGAGCACGGCTTCTTCCACGCCGATCCCCATCCCGGCAACCTGCTGGCCCTGCCCGATGGCCGTTTGGCCTACCTGGACTTCGGAATGATGAGTGAGGTGAGCCGTGAATCGCGCACCGGCCTGATCCAGGCGGTGGTGCATCTGGTCAACCGCAACTTCTCAAAACTGTCCAAGGATTTTGTATCCCTCGGCTTCCTCGCGGAAGACGTGAACCTCGAGCCGATCGTGCCCGCCTTCGAAAATGTCTTTGGCCAGGCGATCGAAATGGGCGTCAGCAGGATGGATTTCAAGGCCGTCACCGACGACCTTTCCGGTGTGATGTATCGCTTCCCCTTCCGGGTGCCCCCCTATTACGCCCTGATCATCAGGTCACTGGTGACCCTCGAGGGGATCGCCCTAAGCGTGGATCCCGATTTCAAAATCCTCGGAGCGGCCTACCCCTATTTCGCCAGGCGCCTAATGGAAGATCCCGATCCATCCCTGCGGGAAAGCCTCAAGGAAATGCTGTTTGACGGCGAAATCTTCCGCTGGCAAAGGCTCGACAACCTGATTGCCAGTGCCTCCCAGGGCAGCCAACTGGATCTGGAAAGCCTGCTGGATCAAGTTCTCGATTTTCTGTTCTCCGCCAATGGGGGGCTGTTGCGCCAGCAGCTGGTGGAGGCCGCGATCGAACAGGTGGATGCGGTTGCCTGGAGCGCCACCCTGCAACTCAGCCAGCGGATCCCAGCGCGGTTACAACCACCTGGGCTCAAAAAAGGCTCCTGGAAGGCCAGCCAGGATCCATTGCCAATGCTGAATCTGGAGCCGATTCGGCAACTGGTGGCAATTCTGCAGGCCCTACCTGGGTTCGAGCCCCAGCTCCTGCTCAAACGCCTGCCCCGGGTCCTGGGGGAACCCAACCTGCGCCAGATGGGTGTGCAAATGGCAAAGGGCCTGGCGGAGCGCAGCGTGGTGCGTCTCTTGAGGGATGTGCTTGTTCCCGCTTGA
- a CDS encoding alpha/beta hydrolase produces the protein MSSLNKRRALFAAAAALGLAVGSPAGLAAENLVFVSGAFRRSIPVAELEHLAQTGQAVGLTADVLAISKQKPAEVAKMLNQSLSMPVTLVSRLLNTRIGEAILARLAKVVYPLKASQEGVLALRAAVIIAIANGNGSINAISFLKAYPVAEMEVSIPALMAALKKARSLAELVRFFSESPLDGLKPAP, from the coding sequence TTGAGCTCCTTGAACAAGCGCCGCGCTCTTTTCGCTGCAGCTGCAGCCCTGGGCCTAGCTGTCGGCTCGCCGGCTGGCCTGGCAGCCGAAAACCTAGTTTTCGTTAGCGGTGCCTTTCGCCGCTCAATTCCCGTGGCCGAATTAGAGCACCTGGCCCAGACAGGCCAAGCCGTTGGTCTGACCGCAGATGTGCTGGCCATAAGCAAGCAAAAGCCCGCGGAAGTGGCAAAAATGCTCAACCAATCGCTGAGCATGCCGGTCACCTTGGTCAGTCGCCTGCTCAATACCCGCATAGGCGAAGCAATCTTGGCCCGCCTGGCGAAGGTGGTCTATCCGCTCAAGGCATCCCAAGAAGGCGTCCTAGCCCTACGCGCAGCTGTGATCATTGCCATCGCCAACGGCAATGGCTCGATCAACGCCATTTCCTTTTTAAAGGCCTATCCGGTGGCGGAAATGGAAGTGAGCATTCCAGCCTTGATGGCCGCCCTGAAGAAAGCCCGTTCCCTCGCCGAACTGGTGAGATTTTTCAGTGAATCGCCCCTCGATGGTCTGAAGCCCGCGCCCTAG
- the thrC gene encoding threonine synthase, with translation MQDWPGLIEAYRHWLPVSAKTPVITLREGATPLIPAPVIAGEIGRGVKVFLKYDGLNPTGSFKDRGMTMAISKAKEAGSEAVICASTGNTSAAAAAYARRGGMRAFVLIPDGYVAQGKLAQALLYGAEVVAVQGNFDAALEIVRDVADRYPITLVNSVNPYRLQGQKTAAFEVVDALGEAPDWLCIPVGNAGNISAYWMGFNEYKEAGHSRKLPKMMGFQAAGSAPLVLGHKVEQPDTIATAIRIGNPVNREKALDVRQASGGDFMAVSDAEIITAYKLLGAGEGVFCEPASAASVAGLLKRKHEVPNGATVVCVLTGNGLKDPTTAIEHNDAKFHTGLAANTEVVAKVLGF, from the coding sequence ATGCAGGACTGGCCTGGCCTGATTGAGGCCTACCGCCACTGGCTGCCGGTATCAGCAAAAACACCAGTCATCACCCTGCGGGAGGGGGCCACACCCCTGATCCCAGCTCCCGTAATTGCTGGCGAAATAGGTAGGGGCGTAAAGGTATTTCTCAAGTACGACGGCCTGAACCCCACCGGCTCCTTTAAGGACAGGGGCATGACCATGGCCATAAGCAAGGCCAAGGAGGCCGGCTCAGAGGCGGTGATCTGTGCCAGCACCGGCAACACCTCGGCCGCCGCCGCCGCCTACGCCCGCCGGGGGGGCATGAGGGCCTTTGTGCTGATTCCAGATGGCTATGTGGCCCAGGGGAAATTGGCCCAGGCCCTGCTCTACGGAGCTGAAGTGGTGGCCGTGCAGGGCAATTTCGATGCGGCCTTGGAAATCGTGCGCGATGTGGCCGATCGCTACCCGATCACCCTGGTGAACTCAGTAAATCCCTACAGACTTCAGGGCCAAAAAACTGCCGCCTTTGAGGTCGTAGACGCCCTGGGGGAAGCACCGGATTGGCTCTGCATCCCCGTGGGCAATGCCGGCAACATCTCCGCCTATTGGATGGGCTTCAACGAATACAAGGAAGCTGGCCACAGCCGCAAATTGCCCAAAATGATGGGCTTCCAGGCAGCTGGCTCAGCCCCCCTCGTATTGGGGCACAAGGTTGAACAACCGGACACCATTGCCACAGCGATCCGCATCGGCAATCCGGTAAACCGCGAGAAAGCCTTAGACGTCCGCCAGGCCAGTGGGGGCGATTTCATGGCGGTCAGCGACGCCGAGATCATCACCGCCTACAAGCTGCTGGGGGCCGGTGAAGGGGTCTTCTGCGAACCGGCCAGCGCGGCCTCCGTAGCGGGCCTTCTCAAGCGCAAGCACGAAGTGCCCAACGGGGCAACGGTCGTTTGCGTACTCACCGGCAATGGCCTTAAAGACCCCACCACTGCAATCGAGCACAACGATGCCAAGTTCCATACGGGTTTAGCTGCCAACACCGAAGTAGTTGCCAAGGTTTTGGGTTTCTAA
- the dnaN gene encoding DNA polymerase III subunit beta — protein MKLVCSQSELNASLQLVSRAVAGRPTHPVLANVLLTADAGTGRLSLTGFDLSLGIQTSLAASVEASGAITLPARMFGEIVSRMSADSPITLHCPEGSEQVELTSLSGSYQMRGMPADDFPDLPLVQSGTPIKLEAESLVKGLRASLFASSADEAKQILTGVHLALDADGLECAATDGHRLAVLRLDHATKNPATESHSAETSENDGEPFSVTVPARSLRELERLLSGRQSNEPLSLFCDRGQVVFLWADQVLTSRSLDGNYPNYRQLIPEAFNRQLQLDRRGLISALERVAVLADQHNNVVKFSADSAKGQVLIQADAQDVGSGSEALAADISGEDIQIAFNVRYLLDGLKAMATDQVVLQCNAPTTPAILTPVDGGRFTYLVMPVQIRS, from the coding sequence ATGAAGCTGGTTTGCTCCCAATCGGAACTCAACGCCAGCCTCCAGCTGGTCAGCCGCGCAGTAGCAGGAAGGCCTACCCACCCGGTCTTGGCGAATGTGCTGCTTACGGCCGATGCAGGCACTGGCAGGCTGAGCCTCACGGGCTTTGATCTCAGCTTGGGCATTCAGACCAGCCTGGCGGCCAGTGTCGAAGCCAGTGGTGCCATCACCCTGCCCGCCCGCATGTTTGGTGAGATCGTCTCCAGGATGTCGGCGGATAGTCCGATCACCCTGCATTGCCCTGAGGGTTCTGAGCAGGTTGAGCTCACCAGTCTCTCGGGTAGCTACCAGATGCGGGGCATGCCAGCTGATGATTTTCCAGACTTGCCCCTGGTACAAAGCGGCACTCCGATCAAGCTGGAGGCTGAATCGCTGGTTAAGGGGCTACGGGCAAGCCTGTTTGCCAGTAGTGCCGATGAAGCCAAGCAAATCCTCACCGGCGTCCACCTCGCCCTGGATGCAGATGGTCTCGAATGCGCAGCCACCGACGGCCACCGTCTAGCGGTTTTGCGTCTGGACCATGCCACAAAAAACCCTGCCACAGAAAGCCACTCCGCAGAAACCAGTGAAAACGACGGCGAACCCTTTTCCGTAACGGTGCCCGCCCGCTCATTGCGTGAATTGGAGAGGTTGCTCTCCGGTCGCCAATCCAACGAGCCCCTGAGCCTTTTTTGCGACCGGGGCCAGGTGGTGTTTCTTTGGGCTGATCAGGTGCTGACCAGTCGCAGCCTGGATGGCAATTACCCCAACTATCGACAGTTGATTCCCGAGGCTTTCAACCGCCAACTTCAGCTCGATCGTCGGGGTCTTATCTCTGCTTTAGAGCGCGTGGCGGTCCTCGCTGACCAACACAACAACGTGGTCAAGTTCAGCGCCGATTCAGCCAAGGGCCAGGTGTTGATCCAGGCTGATGCCCAGGATGTGGGCAGTGGTTCAGAGGCCCTCGCCGCCGACATCAGTGGTGAAGACATTCAGATTGCCTTCAATGTTCGCTACCTGCTTGATGGTCTCAAGGCCATGGCCACCGATCAGGTGGTTTTGCAGTGCAACGCCCCAACTACTCCGGCGATTCTTACTCCCGTAGATGGTGGTCGCTTCACCTACCTGGTGATGCCCGTTCAAATCCGTAGCTGA
- a CDS encoding RNA methyltransferase, with product MALPEQLLLRDLLRLRVMDEQVGDQGSGVSVWMHPPVHRVLGWISKPASFGNQRLVWRLNQLRSLAETELFVKGDPSETDQATVERLPTLIDATLLDRRQEAIGFVADAAIELKTGRILHYLVSRSDPRVPGSSRWRLTPDRIVDQKPGQVLTPLEGLDDLPLAKASVRQEFLRRSRRWRDQFQQVGDRFEERVEGWLEEPPWQKDGWEQPQERNGPGRGPASGRPETDEDPWI from the coding sequence TTGGCGCTTCCCGAGCAGCTGCTGTTGCGTGATCTCCTGCGCCTGCGGGTGATGGACGAGCAGGTCGGCGACCAGGGCTCAGGGGTCAGTGTCTGGATGCATCCCCCCGTGCACCGTGTTTTGGGGTGGATTAGTAAGCCCGCCTCCTTTGGTAACCAGCGTTTGGTTTGGCGCCTCAACCAATTGCGTTCTCTGGCTGAGACCGAGCTGTTTGTGAAGGGCGATCCCAGCGAAACAGATCAGGCCACGGTGGAGCGCCTACCAACCTTGATAGATGCCACCCTCTTGGATCGCCGCCAGGAGGCCATTGGTTTTGTGGCGGATGCGGCCATTGAGCTCAAAACCGGCAGGATTCTCCATTACCTGGTCAGTCGCAGCGATCCCCGAGTGCCTGGGAGCAGCCGTTGGCGGCTCACTCCTGATCGGATTGTCGATCAAAAACCTGGCCAGGTTTTGACACCACTGGAAGGTTTGGACGACTTACCGCTCGCTAAGGCCAGCGTGCGCCAGGAGTTTCTGCGCAGGTCCAGGCGCTGGCGAGATCAGTTCCAGCAGGTTGGGGACCGCTTCGAAGAGCGGGTTGAGGGTTGGCTTGAGGAGCCCCCTTGGCAAAAAGATGGGTGGGAGCAACCCCAGGAACGGAATGGGCCCGGGCGGGGCCCAGCATCAGGTCGCCCAGAAACCGATGAAGACCCCTGGATCTGA
- the purL gene encoding phosphoribosylformylglycinamidine synthase subunit PurL: MVAVRFDAPDYSVSDALRKENLSQSDYDEICRRLGRSPNRAELGMFGVMWSEHCCYRNSRPLLQGFPTTGPRILVGPGENAGVVDLGDGQRLAFKIESHNHPSAVEPFQGAATGVGGILRDIFTMGARPIALLNALRFGPLDEESNVGLMEGVVAGIAHYGNCVGVPTVGGEVAFDPSYSGNPLVNAMALGLMETEEIVCSGARGVGNPVVYVGSTTGRDGMGGASFASAELTEASLDDRPAVQVGDPFLEKGLIEACLEAFQSGDVLAAQDMGAAGLTCSCSEMAAKGGLGIELDLDKVPAREAGMTPYEFLLSESQERMLFVVKPGKEEALMARFRRWGLQAAVVGRVLPDNIVRVLQNGEVAAEVPANALADDTPINHHELISEPPAEIQAHWRWQESQLPQASLAGIATGNPQTWGQVLLALLDDPTIGSKRWVYRQYDHQVQANTVVPPGGADAAVVRLRPQQGPDAMAKANRGVAAVVDCPNRWVYLDPERGGMAAVAEAARNLSCVGAEPLAVTDNLNFPSPETPTGYWQLALSCRGLSAACMALDTPVTGGNVSLYNETRLPDGRMQPIHPTPVVGMVGLVHDLAHVTGLAWREPGDRIWLLGAPLTDGLDPRVSLAGTSYLEVVHGLVTGRPPEIDLVLERDVQAFLRQAIAAGLVASAHDLSDGGLAVAAAEACIASGYGAHLELPSSPARLDHLLFGEGGARILVSIKPAQAAAWQQALDQFGAAGNQVPAQCLGVVEAGDQFLISQAGVDLLQLPVAELRESFEQALPRRLGADLAPPL; this comes from the coding sequence GTGGTTGCTGTCCGCTTCGATGCGCCGGACTACTCCGTGTCCGATGCGCTCCGTAAGGAGAACCTCAGCCAGTCTGACTACGACGAGATTTGCCGACGTTTGGGCCGATCTCCCAACCGCGCCGAGCTGGGGATGTTTGGGGTGATGTGGTCGGAGCACTGTTGCTACCGCAATTCCAGGCCCCTGCTCCAGGGTTTTCCCACCACCGGCCCCAGGATTCTGGTGGGCCCTGGAGAAAATGCCGGAGTGGTGGATCTGGGGGATGGGCAGCGCCTCGCTTTCAAGATTGAAAGCCACAACCACCCATCTGCAGTTGAGCCCTTCCAGGGGGCCGCCACCGGGGTGGGAGGGATTCTTCGCGACATCTTCACCATGGGTGCCAGGCCCATTGCCCTGCTGAATGCCCTGCGCTTTGGCCCCCTAGATGAGGAGAGCAATGTGGGCTTGATGGAGGGGGTTGTGGCAGGCATTGCCCACTACGGCAACTGCGTTGGCGTGCCAACGGTTGGTGGAGAGGTGGCATTTGACCCCAGTTATTCCGGTAATCCCCTGGTCAATGCCATGGCCCTTGGGCTGATGGAGACCGAGGAGATCGTCTGCTCCGGCGCCAGGGGTGTGGGCAATCCGGTGGTTTACGTGGGCAGTACCACGGGCCGTGACGGCATGGGTGGTGCCAGCTTTGCCAGTGCGGAGCTCACCGAAGCCTCCCTGGATGATCGCCCTGCGGTGCAGGTGGGAGATCCATTCCTGGAGAAGGGTTTGATTGAGGCCTGTTTAGAGGCCTTCCAGAGCGGCGATGTGCTGGCCGCCCAGGATATGGGAGCTGCGGGTCTTACCTGTAGTTGCTCGGAAATGGCCGCAAAAGGTGGCTTGGGGATCGAGCTTGATCTCGACAAGGTGCCGGCCCGGGAAGCAGGCATGACCCCCTATGAGTTCTTGCTCAGCGAATCCCAGGAGCGGATGCTGTTTGTGGTGAAACCAGGTAAGGAGGAGGCCTTGATGGCCCGTTTCCGCCGCTGGGGTCTCCAGGCTGCCGTGGTGGGTCGGGTCTTGCCCGACAACATTGTGCGGGTGTTGCAAAACGGTGAGGTGGCAGCGGAGGTGCCAGCTAATGCCCTGGCTGACGACACCCCGATCAATCACCATGAATTGATCAGTGAACCCCCAGCGGAAATCCAGGCCCATTGGCGCTGGCAAGAATCCCAGCTGCCCCAGGCTTCCTTAGCTGGCATTGCCACCGGCAATCCCCAAACCTGGGGCCAGGTGCTGTTGGCCCTGCTCGACGATCCCACGATCGGCAGTAAGCGGTGGGTTTATCGCCAATACGACCACCAGGTCCAGGCAAACACGGTGGTGCCGCCGGGGGGAGCTGATGCCGCCGTGGTGCGCTTGCGACCCCAGCAGGGGCCCGATGCGATGGCCAAGGCGAACCGCGGCGTGGCCGCTGTGGTCGACTGCCCCAATCGTTGGGTCTATTTAGATCCGGAAAGGGGTGGCATGGCGGCGGTGGCAGAGGCTGCTCGCAACCTCAGTTGTGTGGGGGCAGAGCCCCTGGCCGTAACCGACAACCTCAACTTTCCTTCCCCGGAAACTCCGACCGGTTATTGGCAACTTGCCCTGTCCTGTCGGGGTTTATCGGCCGCTTGTATGGCCCTTGATACCCCGGTTACGGGGGGCAATGTCTCCCTCTACAACGAAACCCGCCTCCCCGACGGAAGGATGCAACCGATTCACCCCACTCCGGTGGTGGGAATGGTGGGCTTGGTCCACGATCTGGCCCACGTAACCGGTTTGGCCTGGCGGGAACCAGGTGATCGGATTTGGCTCTTGGGAGCACCTTTGACCGATGGTTTGGATCCGAGGGTGAGCCTTGCCGGCACCAGCTATCTGGAGGTTGTCCACGGTTTGGTGACCGGTAGGCCCCCGGAGATTGATTTAGTTCTAGAGAGGGACGTTCAGGCCTTCCTACGCCAGGCCATTGCGGCTGGTCTGGTTGCCTCTGCCCACGACCTCAGTGATGGGGGTTTGGCGGTCGCTGCAGCTGAGGCTTGCATTGCTTCCGGGTATGGCGCCCACCTGGAGCTGCCTTCCTCCCCAGCTCGCCTGGACCATCTTTTGTTTGGCGAGGGCGGGGCACGCATTTTGGTGAGCATTAAGCCCGCCCAGGCTGCGGCCTGGCAGCAGGCCCTAGATCAATTTGGTGCCGCAGGTAACCAGGTGCCAGCCCAGTGTCTGGGGGTGGTGGAGGCGGGTGATCAATTTTTGATCAGCCAGGCCGGGGTTGATCTGCTGCAACTGCCGGTGGCCGAACTCCGCGAAAGTTTTGAGCAGGCCCTGCCCAGGCGTTTGGGGGCTGATCTGGCGCCCCCGCTTTGA
- the purF gene encoding amidophosphoribosyltransferase has protein sequence MQNEIPYRFVQAPVVKERPDKPEEACGVYAVLASDQPVANLTYFGLYALQHRGQESAGIAVFDGEHKVRLHKDMGLVSQVFDQDMLERMQGQLAIGHNRYSTTGSSKVCNAQPVVLMTRLGPFALAHNGNLVNAPELRQKLADIANELTSTTDSELIAFCLQKAVNEGKDWDGALRSAAGCCRGAFSLVIGTPVGLFALRDGHGIRPLVFGHIGDIEKAQWVVSSESCGLDIIGAKFDGDVNPGEIIHFKPGNSQPQRSQWTSEPVKLCVFEMIYFARPDSRFFGESLYSYRVRIGETLARENPVEADIVIGVPDSGIPAAIGYSQFSGIPFGDGLIKNRYVGRTFIQPTQAMREAGIRVKLNPLPDVLSGKRVVVIDDSIVRGTTSRKLVAALRDAGATEVHMRISSPPVTHPCFYGIDTDTQDQLIAARLTLAEIAEHLGVDSLAYLSKSGMVDAAKDNSSHFCSACFDGAYPIEMEESVSSSKLMLEPAGIAATV, from the coding sequence ATGCAGAATGAAATCCCCTATCGGTTTGTCCAGGCGCCTGTGGTTAAAGAGCGTCCCGACAAGCCAGAAGAAGCCTGTGGTGTGTATGCCGTTCTGGCATCCGACCAGCCAGTTGCAAACCTCACCTATTTCGGTCTCTATGCCCTCCAGCACCGCGGTCAGGAATCGGCGGGCATAGCTGTTTTTGATGGAGAGCACAAGGTCAGGCTCCATAAAGACATGGGTTTGGTGAGCCAGGTCTTTGACCAGGACATGCTTGAGCGGATGCAGGGTCAATTGGCCATCGGCCATAACCGCTATTCCACAACTGGCAGCAGCAAGGTCTGTAACGCCCAGCCGGTGGTTTTGATGACCCGTCTGGGTCCATTTGCCCTCGCCCACAACGGCAATTTGGTCAATGCTCCCGAATTGCGCCAGAAGCTGGCCGACATTGCCAATGAGCTCACCTCCACCACCGATTCTGAGCTGATTGCTTTCTGTCTTCAAAAGGCAGTCAATGAGGGCAAGGATTGGGATGGGGCTTTGCGCTCAGCTGCTGGCTGCTGTCGGGGTGCTTTTAGCCTGGTGATCGGTACTCCGGTGGGCCTTTTTGCCCTTAGGGATGGCCATGGGATAAGGCCGCTGGTTTTTGGCCATATTGGTGATATTGAAAAGGCCCAGTGGGTTGTAAGTAGTGAAAGCTGTGGTTTAGATATTATCGGCGCCAAATTTGATGGTGATGTGAATCCAGGTGAAATTATCCATTTTAAACCGGGGAATTCCCAGCCCCAGCGCAGTCAATGGACTAGCGAGCCGGTCAAGCTTTGTGTGTTTGAAATGATCTATTTTGCCAGGCCAGACAGCCGTTTCTTTGGCGAATCACTGTATAGCTATAGGGTGCGTATTGGTGAAACCCTGGCCCGTGAGAATCCCGTAGAAGCAGATATCGTAATTGGCGTTCCTGATTCCGGAATCCCCGCCGCGATTGGCTATTCACAATTCAGCGGCATTCCCTTTGGAGATGGGTTGATAAAAAATCGCTATGTTGGTCGCACATTTATTCAGCCCACCCAGGCGATGCGTGAGGCAGGTATCCGGGTAAAGCTCAATCCTTTGCCGGATGTGCTATCCGGTAAAAGGGTTGTTGTGATTGATGATTCGATTGTGCGAGGTACCACCAGCAGGAAGCTGGTGGCGGCCCTCCGGGATGCCGGTGCCACCGAAGTGCACATGCGGATTAGTTCGCCGCCCGTAACCCACCCCTGCTTCTACGGAATAGACACGGATACCCAGGATCAGTTGATTGCTGCCCGCCTCACCTTGGCAGAGATAGCTGAGCACTTGGGAGTGGATTCCCTTGCCTATCTAAGTAAATCTGGCATGGTTGATGCAGCAAAGGACAATTCCAGTCATTTCTGCTCTGCTTGCTTCGATGGTGCCTATCCCATTGAAATGGAAGAATCAGTGAGCTCCAGTAAACTGATGTTGGAGCCCGCTGGTATTGCGGCCACTGTTTAA